A DNA window from Chryseobacterium sp. MEBOG06 contains the following coding sequences:
- a CDS encoding bifunctional aconitate hydratase 2/2-methylisocitrate dehydratase, with translation MNIYKDYIKEIEERKNQGLNPKPIDGSELLSEIITQIKDSGNEHRADSLNFFIYNTLPGTTSAAGVKAKFLKEIILGESLVEEITPAYAFELLSHMKGGPSIDVLLDLALGNDPAVAKEAANVLKTQVFLYDADTNRLKEAFESGNEIAKEIVESYAQAEFFTKLPEVAEEIKVVTYIAGEGDISTDLLSPGNQAHSRSDRELHGKCMITPQAQEEIKALQAQHPDASVMLIAEKGTMGVGSSRMSGVNNVALWTGKQASPYVPFVNIAPIVGGTNGISPIFLTTVDVTGGIGIDLKNWVKKLDENGNAVRNENGDVVLEEAYSVATGTVLTINTKTQKLYNGDKELIDLAKSFTPQKMEFIKAGGSYAIVFGKKLQTFAAQLLGIEAPAVFAPSKEISHEGQGLTAVEKIFNRNAVGTTPGKVLHAGSDVRVQVNIVGSQDTTGLMTSQELESMAATVISPVVDGAYQSGCHTASVWDKKAQANIPKLMKFMNEFGLITARDPKGEYHAMTDVIHKVLNDITVDEWAIIIGGDSHTRMSKGVAFGADSGTVALALATGEASMPIPESVKVTFKGNMKEHMDFRDVVHATQAQMLKQFGGENVFQGRIIEVHIGTLPADQAFTFTDWTAEMKAKASINISEDNTLIESLEIAKSRIQIMIDKGMDNKNQVLQGLIDKADKRITEIRSGEKPALTPDSNAKYYAEVVVDLDIIVEPMIADPDVNNEDVSKRYTHDTIRDLSYYGGEKKVDLGFVGSCMVHKGDLKIVSQMLKNLEKQQGKVEFNAPLVVAAPTYNIIDELKAEGDWEVLEKYSAFEFDDNTPKGEARVEYKNVMYLERPGCNLCMGNQEKAAKGDTVLATSTRLFQGRVVEDSERKKGESLLASTPVVVLSAIIGRIPSIDEYKAAVEGIDLTTFVPSIKELTSTSAH, from the coding sequence ATGAATATTTATAAGGATTACATCAAAGAAATTGAAGAAAGAAAAAACCAGGGGCTTAATCCGAAGCCTATCGATGGTTCTGAATTACTAAGCGAAATCATTACGCAAATTAAAGATTCAGGTAATGAACATCGAGCAGACTCTCTTAACTTTTTTATTTATAACACGCTGCCGGGAACGACAAGTGCTGCCGGGGTAAAAGCTAAATTTTTAAAGGAGATCATCCTTGGTGAATCCTTGGTAGAAGAAATCACTCCGGCTTATGCATTTGAGTTATTATCTCACATGAAAGGAGGACCTTCCATTGATGTATTGCTGGATCTTGCATTAGGTAACGATCCTGCTGTTGCTAAAGAAGCAGCAAACGTTCTTAAGACACAGGTTTTCCTTTATGACGCTGATACAAATCGTCTGAAAGAAGCATTTGAAAGCGGTAATGAAATCGCAAAAGAAATTGTTGAAAGTTATGCACAGGCTGAGTTTTTCACTAAACTGCCGGAAGTTGCTGAAGAAATAAAAGTAGTTACTTATATCGCCGGTGAAGGAGACATTTCTACGGATTTACTTTCTCCCGGTAACCAAGCTCACTCAAGATCTGACCGTGAACTTCACGGCAAATGTATGATCACTCCTCAGGCGCAGGAAGAAATCAAAGCTTTACAGGCGCAGCATCCAGATGCAAGCGTAATGCTTATTGCTGAAAAAGGAACGATGGGTGTAGGTTCATCAAGAATGTCAGGAGTAAATAATGTGGCTCTTTGGACCGGTAAACAAGCTAGTCCATATGTACCATTCGTAAATATTGCTCCAATTGTTGGAGGTACAAACGGTATTTCTCCAATCTTCCTTACTACAGTTGACGTTACCGGAGGTATCGGTATTGATCTTAAAAACTGGGTGAAGAAACTGGATGAAAACGGAAACGCTGTTCGTAATGAAAATGGAGATGTAGTTCTTGAAGAAGCTTATTCAGTAGCAACAGGAACTGTATTAACCATTAATACAAAAACACAGAAATTATATAACGGCGATAAGGAATTAATTGACCTTGCTAAGTCTTTCACTCCTCAAAAGATGGAATTCATCAAAGCGGGAGGATCTTACGCTATCGTATTCGGTAAAAAATTACAGACATTTGCTGCTCAACTTTTAGGTATTGAAGCTCCAGCTGTCTTTGCTCCTTCAAAAGAGATTTCTCACGAAGGACAAGGTCTTACTGCAGTAGAAAAAATCTTTAACAGAAATGCTGTTGGAACAACTCCGGGGAAAGTATTACACGCCGGTTCTGATGTTCGTGTACAGGTTAATATTGTTGGTTCGCAGGATACGACAGGTCTTATGACTTCTCAGGAGCTTGAATCAATGGCTGCCACTGTGATTTCACCAGTTGTTGACGGTGCTTACCAATCAGGATGTCACACCGCTTCCGTGTGGGATAAAAAAGCGCAAGCTAATATTCCTAAACTAATGAAGTTTATGAACGAATTCGGTCTGATCACAGCTCGTGACCCTAAAGGGGAATATCATGCTATGACTGACGTAATTCACAAAGTTCTTAATGATATTACTGTAGACGAGTGGGCGATCATCATTGGTGGTGACTCACACACAAGAATGTCAAAAGGAGTTGCTTTTGGAGCTGACTCAGGAACAGTGGCCCTTGCATTAGCTACGGGTGAAGCATCTATGCCAATTCCTGAATCTGTAAAAGTAACTTTCAAAGGAAACATGAAAGAACACATGGATTTCCGTGATGTTGTTCATGCTACTCAGGCTCAGATGTTGAAGCAATTTGGAGGGGAGAACGTATTTCAGGGAAGAATCATTGAGGTTCACATCGGAACACTTCCTGCTGACCAGGCATTTACATTTACAGACTGGACTGCTGAAATGAAGGCAAAAGCTTCTATCAACATTTCTGAAGATAATACTTTGATCGAATCACTGGAGATCGCAAAAAGCAGAATCCAGATTATGATCGACAAAGGTATGGATAACAAAAACCAGGTTCTTCAAGGCTTGATCGACAAAGCTGATAAGAGAATTACAGAAATCAGATCAGGTGAAAAACCTGCTTTGACTCCGGATTCAAATGCTAAATATTATGCTGAAGTAGTTGTAGATCTTGACATCATCGTAGAACCTATGATTGCTGATCCGGATGTAAACAATGAAGACGTTTCTAAGAGATATACTCACGATACTATCAGAGATCTTTCTTATTATGGTGGTGAGAAAAAAGTAGATCTTGGTTTCGTAGGATCTTGTATGGTTCACAAAGGAGACCTTAAGATTGTTTCACAAATGCTTAAAAACCTTGAAAAGCAACAAGGAAAAGTAGAATTCAATGCTCCTCTTGTAGTAGCAGCACCTACCTATAACATCATTGATGAATTAAAGGCAGAGGGAGACTGGGAAGTATTAGAGAAATATTCAGCTTTTGAATTTGATGACAATACTCCAAAAGGAGAGGCTCGCGTTGAATATAAAAATGTAATGTATCTTGAGCGTCCTGGCTGTAACCTTTGTATGGGTAACCAGGAAAAAGCTGCTAAAGGAGATACAGTGCTGGCAACTTCTACCCGTCTTTTCCAGGGAAGAGTGGTTGAAGATTCTGAACGTAAGAAAGGAGAATCTCTGCTTGCCTCTACGCCAGTAGTTGTTTTATCTGCTATTATCGGAAGAATTCCTAGCATAGATGAGTATAAAGCTGCCGTTGAAGGTATTGACCTGACCACTTTTGTACCTTCTATTAAGGAATTAACAAGTACAAGCGCTCACTAA
- a CDS encoding aconitate hydratase, whose product MTFDIDMIKKVYERYPDRIAAARQIVGKQLTLSEKILYTHLWEGNATQAYERGNSYVDFAPDRVAMQDATAQMALLQFMQAGKTKVAVPSTAHADHLIQAKVGADKDLQEGINKNSEVFNFLSSVCDKYGIGFWKPGAGIIHQVVLENYAFPGGMMIGTDSHTVNAGGLGMVAIGVGGADAVDVMAGMAWELKMPKLIGVKLTGRMNGWTSAKDVILKVAGILTVKGGTGCIVEYFGEGAESLSATGKGTICNMGAEIGATTSTFGYDDSMRRYLAATGRQDVVDAADKIAEHLTGDAEVYANPGQYFDQLIEINLSELTPHLNGPFTPDLATPVAEFKAKAEANGWPLEVEWALIGSCTNSSYEDLSRAASIVEDAVAKGVKPKAILGINPGSEQVKFTAERDGFLDSFRKFENARIFTNACGPCIGQWDREGAEKGEKNSIIHSFNRNFAKRADGNPNTHAFVASPEMVAAVAISGRLDFNPITDTLTNEAGEQVKLDEPKGSELPARGFAVDDNGYQAPSADGSGIVVNVSPTSDRLQLLEEFPAWDGKNIKGAKVLIKAFGKCTTDHISMAGPWLKYRGHLDNISNNMLIGAVNAYNMETNKVKNELTGEYGEVPAVQRAYKAAGVPTIVVGDQNYGEGSSREHAAMEPRHLGVKAVLVKSFARIHETNLKKQGMLGITFANEADYDKIQEDDTVNFLDLDQFAPGKQLALEFIHADGTKDIVMANHTYNDQQIDWFKAGSALNLIKQQEK is encoded by the coding sequence ATGACTTTTGATATTGATATGATCAAAAAAGTGTACGAGCGCTACCCTGATAGAATTGCTGCGGCAAGACAAATCGTGGGAAAACAGCTTACACTTTCAGAAAAAATCCTTTATACCCACCTTTGGGAAGGGAATGCTACACAAGCCTATGAAAGAGGAAATTCTTATGTAGACTTTGCTCCGGACAGAGTAGCAATGCAGGATGCAACTGCGCAGATGGCGCTGCTTCAATTCATGCAGGCAGGAAAAACAAAAGTGGCTGTACCTTCAACGGCCCACGCCGATCACCTGATCCAGGCAAAAGTAGGCGCAGACAAAGATTTACAGGAAGGTATCAACAAAAACTCTGAGGTATTCAACTTCTTAAGTTCCGTATGTGATAAATACGGAATCGGATTCTGGAAGCCGGGAGCTGGTATTATTCACCAGGTTGTATTGGAAAATTATGCATTTCCCGGAGGAATGATGATTGGAACAGACTCACACACAGTAAATGCAGGCGGACTTGGAATGGTGGCTATTGGTGTAGGAGGTGCTGACGCAGTGGATGTAATGGCAGGAATGGCATGGGAACTAAAAATGCCCAAACTTATCGGTGTAAAATTAACCGGTAGAATGAACGGATGGACTTCTGCTAAGGATGTTATCTTAAAGGTAGCAGGAATTCTTACTGTAAAAGGAGGTACAGGATGCATCGTAGAATACTTTGGAGAAGGAGCGGAATCTCTTTCTGCAACAGGTAAAGGTACGATCTGTAATATGGGTGCCGAAATTGGAGCTACAACTTCTACTTTCGGATATGATGATTCCATGAGAAGATATCTGGCTGCTACAGGAAGACAGGATGTAGTGGATGCAGCTGATAAAATAGCAGAACATTTAACAGGTGATGCTGAAGTATATGCCAATCCAGGACAGTATTTCGATCAATTAATCGAAATTAACCTTTCTGAATTGACTCCTCACTTAAACGGACCTTTCACTCCGGACTTAGCAACTCCGGTTGCTGAATTCAAAGCCAAAGCGGAAGCAAACGGATGGCCTCTGGAGGTTGAATGGGCGCTTATTGGTTCTTGTACCAACTCTTCTTATGAAGATTTGTCCAGAGCGGCTTCTATTGTAGAAGATGCGGTTGCCAAAGGAGTAAAACCTAAAGCAATTTTAGGGATTAACCCAGGTTCTGAGCAGGTAAAATTCACAGCGGAAAGAGACGGTTTCTTAGATTCTTTCAGAAAATTTGAAAACGCAAGAATCTTTACCAATGCTTGTGGGCCATGTATCGGACAATGGGACAGAGAAGGAGCCGAAAAAGGAGAAAAAAACTCTATTATTCACTCTTTTAACAGGAACTTTGCAAAAAGAGCTGACGGTAACCCGAATACTCATGCATTCGTAGCTTCACCGGAAATGGTAGCAGCTGTTGCAATTTCAGGTAGATTAGATTTTAATCCTATTACAGATACATTAACTAATGAAGCTGGTGAACAGGTAAAACTTGACGAGCCTAAAGGTTCTGAACTTCCTGCAAGAGGTTTCGCGGTAGATGATAACGGATATCAGGCACCTTCAGCAGATGGATCTGGTATTGTAGTTAACGTAAGCCCTACTTCAGACAGACTTCAGTTACTGGAAGAATTCCCTGCTTGGGATGGTAAAAATATTAAAGGAGCTAAAGTATTGATCAAAGCTTTCGGAAAATGTACAACTGACCACATCTCTATGGCTGGACCATGGCTGAAATACAGAGGTCACCTTGACAATATTTCAAACAACATGCTGATTGGAGCAGTAAATGCTTACAATATGGAAACCAATAAGGTTAAAAATGAATTAACCGGTGAATACGGTGAAGTTCCGGCTGTACAAAGAGCTTACAAGGCTGCAGGAGTTCCAACAATCGTTGTGGGAGACCAAAACTACGGCGAAGGTTCTTCAAGAGAACATGCTGCTATGGAGCCTAGGCATCTTGGTGTGAAAGCGGTACTGGTAAAATCATTTGCCAGAATCCACGAAACAAACCTTAAAAAACAAGGGATGCTGGGAATCACTTTCGCTAATGAAGCAGATTATGACAAAATCCAGGAAGATGACACTGTCAACTTCTTAGATCTTGATCAGTTTGCTCCGGGCAAACAGCTGGCTTTAGAATTTATTCACGCAGACGGAACCAAAGATATCGTCATGGCAAATCACACTTACAATGACCAGCAGATTGACTGGTTCAAGGCTGGTTCTGCTCTGAACTTAATTAAGCAACAGGAAAAATAA
- a CDS encoding TonB-dependent receptor domain-containing protein encodes MKKTIFALSLLSFVFAFSQEKDNNTSKEKQIEGVVITKTKKAVEQKADRTIFDFSEQPQLNNGNVLEGIKKLPGLVATDIAGMMYQGKMLDVYLNGRPLNITSNELNSFLEGMPANSVERIEVVTQPGAEFPATSGGAIMNIITNKNANKYLTATYSGNYSFSNYDKYRNRTTNSLNLNARNKFFGWQLNVGQNYREGMLNTQQDNILNGNTDRFSRGYFAKSGLSFDLGQDKLLLNYDIYHNNNDNYTLSHGIGDKTPDKSPQGFYYRDYEFNTSDIAHTNTVRQEAVVTYQKRFFDKSQKLDFQFGYTKAYTKFGQDNVFFDKTFEKPEEKLPRAVLGNTVNNNSDMRVANFKIDYSQPIKLLDGGKVSAGGLYERQDFDTESFGLTNLNYHRQTASTYLEFQAKLKKFDFTLGARAENYDIYGITRKDSLGTIIQKDLTPFKKFKLFPNASVQYNLMNQVNISANYNKKISLPSISALNPNNTTFAGPNTQINGNPNLQPTIFDNYELKISAFDYAFIGYSVSSANNQVAQIIRKDGRNLYNEQVNISNMKIHNFNVGLPVPFLIFSKSIGEIMKSNFNPDKMNFMYIYAGYQKHEIDNLNNKGFWIFNIMTQLLLPKDIKLTANYSYLTPKAGYFYFTAEKPFNNNVDITLTKKFMNNRLTVSVFANDIFNGQVMQVRSNPPLGESVMLRTKYDSRNFGVSINYKIPTKNKLAKEDANILNSTKKEDNGGVMQQGQ; translated from the coding sequence ATGAAAAAAACTATATTCGCTTTATCACTCTTAAGTTTTGTTTTTGCCTTTTCACAGGAAAAAGATAATAATACATCTAAAGAGAAACAGATAGAAGGTGTTGTGATCACCAAAACTAAAAAAGCCGTTGAACAGAAAGCAGACCGAACTATTTTCGACTTTTCAGAGCAGCCTCAACTGAACAACGGAAATGTACTGGAAGGAATTAAAAAGCTTCCGGGGCTTGTAGCCACAGACATCGCAGGAATGATGTATCAGGGGAAAATGCTGGATGTTTATCTTAACGGAAGACCTTTAAATATTACTTCGAACGAGCTAAACTCTTTTCTGGAAGGAATGCCAGCCAACTCTGTAGAGAGGATTGAAGTGGTTACCCAGCCAGGTGCTGAATTTCCAGCAACTTCCGGAGGGGCCATCATGAACATCATTACGAATAAAAATGCCAATAAATACTTAACAGCTACTTATTCTGGAAATTATTCTTTCTCGAATTATGATAAGTATAGAAACAGGACAACCAACTCCCTTAATTTAAATGCAAGAAATAAGTTTTTCGGATGGCAGCTGAACGTGGGGCAAAATTACCGTGAAGGAATGTTGAATACACAACAGGACAATATTTTAAATGGTAATACGGATCGATTTTCCCGCGGATATTTTGCAAAATCAGGATTATCATTTGATTTAGGACAAGATAAATTACTCCTTAACTACGATATTTATCACAATAATAATGATAACTATACTCTGAGTCATGGTATTGGTGACAAAACACCGGATAAAAGCCCTCAGGGATTTTACTATAGGGATTATGAGTTTAACACCTCAGATATTGCTCACACGAATACGGTAAGACAGGAAGCTGTAGTAACGTATCAGAAACGTTTCTTTGATAAATCTCAAAAACTGGATTTCCAGTTCGGATATACAAAGGCTTATACAAAGTTTGGGCAGGATAATGTATTTTTTGACAAAACTTTTGAAAAGCCAGAGGAAAAACTGCCAAGAGCCGTTCTCGGAAATACAGTGAATAACAATTCTGATATGAGGGTTGCTAATTTTAAGATCGATTATTCGCAGCCAATCAAACTTCTTGATGGTGGCAAAGTAAGCGCGGGAGGATTATACGAAAGACAGGATTTTGATACGGAAAGTTTTGGGCTTACCAATTTGAATTATCACAGACAAACAGCTTCTACTTATTTAGAATTTCAGGCTAAATTAAAAAAGTTTGATTTTACATTGGGAGCAAGAGCGGAAAACTATGATATCTATGGAATTACAAGAAAGGATAGTCTGGGAACGATTATACAGAAAGATCTGACTCCTTTTAAGAAATTTAAACTTTTCCCCAATGCCAGCGTACAGTACAACCTGATGAATCAGGTGAATATTTCTGCGAATTATAACAAAAAGATAAGCTTACCAAGTATTTCAGCTCTTAACCCCAATAATACAACCTTTGCAGGACCGAATACGCAGATCAATGGTAACCCAAATCTTCAGCCTACTATTTTTGATAATTATGAGCTGAAAATTTCTGCTTTTGATTATGCTTTTATTGGATATAGTGTAAGCTCGGCGAATAACCAGGTCGCACAGATCATTAGAAAAGACGGTAGAAATCTTTATAATGAACAGGTGAATATCTCAAATATGAAAATTCATAACTTCAATGTTGGACTTCCTGTTCCGTTTTTAATTTTCAGTAAGTCAATAGGGGAAATCATGAAGTCTAACTTCAATCCTGACAAAATGAATTTCATGTATATCTACGCAGGATATCAAAAGCATGAAATTGATAACCTCAACAACAAGGGGTTCTGGATTTTCAATATAATGACCCAGCTGCTTCTTCCAAAAGATATCAAACTGACAGCCAACTATAGCTATCTGACTCCTAAAGCAGGCTATTTTTACTTTACAGCGGAAAAACCTTTTAACAATAATGTAGATATTACATTAACGAAGAAGTTTATGAATAACCGTCTGACTGTATCTGTTTTTGCAAATGATATTTTCAACGGACAGGTGATGCAGGTACGTTCTAATCCTCCTTTGGGCGAGAGTGTAATGCTTAGAACCAAATATGATTCAAGAAACTTTGGGGTTTCAATCAATTACAAAATTCCTACGAAGAATAAACTGGCTAAGGAAGATGCAAATATTCTTAACAGTACTAAGAAAGAGGATAACGGAGGTGTAATGCAGCAAGGACAATAA
- a CDS encoding HesA/MoeB/ThiF family protein: protein MTSEDIFKRYSRQIFIEEVGLEGQKRIMGSKVLVIGAGGLGSPIIQYLSAAGVGTLGAADFDLVELHNLNRQIIHTENSVGTAKVKSAKNFVENLNRQINFVAIEQKINSANAAEILSQYDIIVDGSDNFSTRYLVNDTCVKLKKTLVYGSILGFSGQLAVFNHKGSKNLRDIFPDPPFDEDVPDCDSLGVLGALPGIIGSMMALQTLKIITELPVNLNQITLVDTFNWRFQTIDF, encoded by the coding sequence ATGACAAGTGAAGATATTTTTAAAAGATACAGCCGGCAGATATTTATTGAAGAAGTAGGATTGGAAGGTCAGAAGAGAATAATGGGTTCAAAAGTACTTGTTATAGGAGCAGGAGGTCTTGGAAGCCCTATCATTCAATATCTCTCTGCTGCAGGAGTCGGGACTTTAGGTGCCGCTGATTTTGATCTTGTTGAACTTCATAACCTGAACCGGCAGATTATACATACCGAAAATAGCGTAGGAACTGCAAAAGTTAAAAGTGCCAAAAACTTTGTAGAAAACCTGAATCGTCAGATTAATTTTGTAGCAATTGAACAAAAAATTAATAGCGCCAATGCAGCGGAAATACTCTCTCAGTATGATATTATAGTAGATGGGTCAGATAATTTTTCCACAAGATATTTAGTCAATGACACCTGTGTGAAACTTAAAAAAACATTAGTGTATGGAAGTATTCTTGGATTCTCAGGACAATTGGCGGTATTCAATCATAAAGGAAGCAAAAACCTGAGGGATATATTTCCCGATCCGCCTTTTGATGAAGACGTACCCGATTGTGACAGTCTTGGGGTTTTAGGAGCATTACCGGGAATAATAGGAAGTATGATGGCACTTCAGACCCTGAAAATTATTACAGAACTTCCTGTGAACCTTAATCAGATTACCCTTGTTGATACATTCAATTGGAGATTTCAAACGATAGATTTTTAA
- the thiH gene encoding 2-iminoacetate synthase ThiH — MNSFKDVFEQYNWSDVKNRLNKVSLTDVYQSLQKKNKTIDDFLNLLSPAASRELEMMAKMTRSLTQKRFGKTIQLYAPLYLSNECQNICTYCGFSLDNPLKRKTLSDTELMIEASVLKSKGINHVLLVSGEANKIVGVPYFQNAVRLLKPHFSNISIEVQPLLEDEYRILHKEGVHSVLVYQETYHQEVYKEYHPKGKKSNFHFRLDTPDRIGQSGIHKIGLGVLLGLEDWRVDSFFNALHIDYLQKQYWKSKFSVSFPRLRPAEGIIEPNFIMEDKDLLQLICAYRIWNEDLEISISTRENEVFRNNIVSLGATAMSAGSKTNPGGYSVDKESLEQFETSDERSVEAIKTMISKAGYDPVMKDWDSVYSGY, encoded by the coding sequence ATGAACAGTTTTAAAGATGTTTTTGAACAATATAACTGGAGTGATGTAAAGAACAGGCTTAATAAGGTAAGCTTAACAGACGTTTATCAAAGTCTTCAGAAAAAGAATAAAACAATTGATGATTTTCTGAATCTACTTTCACCGGCGGCTTCCCGGGAATTGGAGATGATGGCAAAAATGACGCGTTCTCTTACTCAAAAACGCTTTGGAAAGACTATTCAGCTGTACGCTCCTTTGTATCTGAGTAATGAATGCCAGAATATCTGTACCTATTGCGGATTCAGCTTAGACAATCCTTTGAAACGGAAAACGCTCTCTGATACGGAGTTAATGATTGAAGCTTCAGTCCTGAAATCAAAGGGGATTAATCATGTACTGCTGGTAAGTGGAGAAGCCAATAAAATAGTTGGAGTTCCGTATTTTCAAAATGCTGTCCGATTATTAAAACCTCACTTTTCCAATATTTCCATTGAAGTACAGCCTTTGCTGGAAGATGAATACAGGATTCTGCATAAGGAAGGAGTACATTCTGTATTGGTATATCAGGAAACCTATCATCAGGAAGTCTATAAAGAATATCATCCGAAAGGTAAAAAATCTAACTTCCATTTTCGTCTGGACACACCGGACAGAATAGGACAATCGGGTATTCATAAAATAGGATTGGGGGTTTTACTGGGATTGGAAGATTGGCGTGTAGACAGTTTTTTCAATGCACTTCATATTGATTATTTACAGAAGCAGTACTGGAAAAGTAAATTTTCGGTTTCCTTTCCGAGATTGCGGCCTGCAGAAGGAATTATAGAACCCAATTTTATTATGGAAGATAAAGATTTACTCCAGTTAATCTGTGCCTACAGAATCTGGAATGAAGACCTTGAAATATCAATATCCACAAGAGAAAATGAAGTATTCCGGAATAATATTGTATCACTGGGAGCAACAGCAATGAGTGCAGGATCAAAAACCAATCCCGGAGGATATTCCGTAGATAAAGAATCTTTGGAGCAGTTTGAAACCAGTGATGAAAGAAGTGTGGAAGCCATTAAAACCATGATCAGCAAAGCAGGCTATGATCCCGTGATGAAAGACTGGGATTCTGTGTACAGTGGTTATTAA
- a CDS encoding thiazole synthase, producing the protein MNNQKLVIAGRTFESRLFLGTGKFGSLNDMTSSVVASGTDMVTMALKRIDAQSAEDDLLDSLRATNVHLLPNTSGARTAKEAVLAAQLAQEALETNWVKLEIHPDPKYLLPDPIETLYATEELARLGFVVMPYIHADPVLCKRLEDAGTAVVMPLGAPIGTNKGLRTQDFLEIIISQSNVPVVVDAGIGAPSDAAKAMEMGADAVLVNTAIAVAGNPLNMAVAFKEGVIAGRRAFESGLGSIANHAEASSPLTSFLFE; encoded by the coding sequence ATGAACAATCAAAAATTAGTAATAGCAGGAAGAACTTTTGAATCCAGACTATTTTTAGGAACAGGTAAATTCGGGAGTCTCAACGATATGACCTCATCTGTCGTCGCTTCAGGAACTGATATGGTGACTATGGCACTCAAAAGAATTGACGCACAGTCTGCAGAAGATGATTTGCTAGACTCATTGAGAGCTACAAACGTTCATCTTTTACCCAATACTTCAGGGGCTAGAACAGCTAAAGAAGCTGTATTGGCCGCTCAGCTGGCCCAGGAAGCACTTGAAACCAACTGGGTAAAGCTTGAAATTCATCCAGATCCAAAATATTTATTACCCGATCCTATAGAAACACTTTATGCTACAGAAGAACTTGCCAGATTAGGATTTGTAGTAATGCCCTATATCCATGCAGACCCGGTATTGTGCAAACGCCTTGAGGATGCAGGAACTGCCGTAGTAATGCCTTTGGGAGCTCCGATAGGAACGAATAAAGGACTGAGAACACAGGATTTTCTGGAAATTATTATTAGCCAGAGCAATGTTCCGGTAGTAGTAGATGCCGGGATAGGTGCCCCGTCAGATGCAGCAAAAGCAATGGAAATGGGAGCTGATGCAGTTCTTGTTAATACAGCCATTGCTGTAGCAGGAAACCCATTAAACATGGCTGTAGCTTTTAAAGAAGGTGTAATTGCCGGAAGACGGGCTTTTGAATCGGGACTAGGGAGTATTGCAAACCATGCAGAAGCTTCAAGCCCGCTTACTTCGTTTTTATTTGAATAA
- a CDS encoding thiamine phosphate synthase: MEKLQYISQGNTKQEQEFNIRKALDHGIQWVQVRWKNAPENELISLCELSKKLCSEYKSVCIINDHVQLVKNIDADGVHLGLNDGSVEEARLILGENKFIGGTANTISDILQRINERCDYIGLGPLRFTATKEKLSPVLGFEGYLGIVNYLKNRSMEIPKIFAIGSVTLDDLLPLQEIGIYGASISGEITRQPSIINDLKKAMI; the protein is encoded by the coding sequence ATGGAAAAATTACAATACATATCGCAGGGAAACACAAAACAGGAACAGGAATTCAATATCCGGAAAGCTTTAGACCACGGAATACAATGGGTGCAGGTACGATGGAAAAATGCTCCTGAAAATGAATTGATAAGCCTTTGTGAATTATCAAAAAAATTATGTTCAGAATATAAGTCAGTTTGTATCATTAATGATCATGTTCAGCTGGTAAAAAATATAGATGCTGATGGTGTTCATTTGGGGTTGAATGATGGTTCTGTAGAAGAAGCAAGACTTATTTTAGGGGAAAACAAATTCATTGGCGGAACAGCCAATACAATATCTGATATACTTCAAAGAATTAATGAGCGCTGTGATTATATAGGTCTGGGGCCCCTGAGATTTACTGCTACGAAGGAAAAGCTGAGCCCTGTTTTAGGCTTTGAGGGGTATCTGGGAATTGTTAATTATTTAAAAAACAGATCGATGGAGATTCCAAAGATCTTTGCTATTGGCAGTGTTACTCTGGATGATCTTTTACCATTACAGGAGATCGGAATTTACGGAGCTTCAATTTCTGGTGAGATTACTAGACAGCCATCCATTATTAATGATTTAAAAAAAGCAATGATATGA